In bacterium, the following are encoded in one genomic region:
- a CDS encoding thioredoxin gives MKKASFFRAMFITGVLGVLLAAPIFAQDEEPVLTGPLEIPDLLELPGWFGDDFVSYTPDPQYTGELSNYMTDVSIICVLGTWCSDSKREVPRLLRILQVAGITPEKLQMIGVDREKKSPGGEAAPYHITHVPTFVFLRDGKEIGRIVEEPLATLERDMMGILMVSQNGE, from the coding sequence ATGAAGAAGGCAAGTTTTTTCCGCGCTATGTTCATCACGGGGGTTCTGGGCGTGCTGCTCGCTGCTCCCATATTTGCGCAGGACGAGGAGCCGGTGCTGACCGGCCCGTTGGAGATCCCGGATCTGCTCGAACTCCCCGGATGGTTCGGTGATGATTTTGTTTCCTACACACCGGATCCGCAGTATACCGGAGAGCTTTCCAACTATATGACGGATGTATCGATCATATGCGTCCTGGGCACATGGTGCTCGGACAGCAAACGTGAAGTGCCGCGTCTTCTCCGCATCCTGCAGGTCGCCGGCATCACACCTGAAAAGCTGCAGATGATCGGGGTGGACAGGGAAAAGAAAAGTCCGGGCGGGGAAGCAGCGCCATACCATATCACGCATGTACCGACGTTCGTATTTCTGCGAGACGGGAAAGAAATAGGACGCATCGTCGAAGAGCCGCTGGCGACGCTGGAGAG
- a CDS encoding sigma-54 dependent transcriptional regulator, with protein sequence MTDSADILVVDDEELILFVLKHLLKVHGFTVHTATRGEEAIDMVASRRPDLVILDIRMPGIDGFEVLKRLHEVDASLPVILMTALSSVRDAVDGIKAGAFDYVAKPFDNDEMVKTIRRALAYAAGMPLPEKEVEEELHPLLADLSQAEELQALARSVQRIARAGEPCLLTGELGCGKRRLARLMHEVSERQGEMLVVECAGATESLLQAELYGGGRATGPSRAGKFERLRDGTLFFDEILEMPQSLQERLARDIERDGYAHPATGAWLKLGAAVICSSSQPIEEVHDGLVPELLAIFEARVLHLPPLRERLVDIPVLAQEFIEESAREFDRPAPEITEAALDALRKEEWQGNVHQLKATIRRAVLIAAESIEARHVEIRSLRDVMPALNMPPITVKRTPLRNQVREHVARVERDMILDILKRTDWNKARASRILGITYKTMLKKVSEYHLDERYL encoded by the coding sequence ATGACCGATTCCGCCGATATCCTTGTCGTCGACGATGAAGAACTGATTCTCTTCGTCCTCAAACACCTGCTGAAAGTCCACGGGTTTACTGTTCACACAGCGACGCGTGGGGAGGAGGCCATCGATATGGTCGCCTCGAGGCGGCCCGACCTTGTCATACTCGATATTCGCATGCCGGGGATCGATGGCTTTGAAGTGCTCAAACGCCTTCATGAGGTGGATGCTTCACTACCGGTCATCCTCATGACAGCACTTTCCAGTGTGCGCGATGCTGTCGATGGTATCAAGGCCGGTGCGTTCGACTATGTCGCTAAGCCATTCGATAACGACGAAATGGTGAAAACGATTCGCAGGGCTCTCGCCTATGCAGCAGGAATGCCGCTTCCCGAGAAAGAGGTCGAGGAAGAACTGCATCCGCTCCTGGCGGACCTTTCACAGGCGGAGGAGCTACAGGCGCTTGCCCGATCGGTGCAGCGCATCGCGCGCGCAGGTGAGCCCTGCCTGCTGACAGGTGAACTGGGTTGCGGAAAACGCCGTCTTGCACGTCTGATGCACGAGGTCAGTGAGCGTCAGGGTGAGATGCTGGTCGTTGAATGTGCCGGAGCGACGGAATCCCTGCTGCAGGCGGAGTTGTATGGTGGGGGACGCGCGACGGGACCGTCACGTGCAGGGAAATTTGAGCGATTGCGGGATGGGACACTGTTTTTCGATGAAATCCTGGAAATGCCGCAATCCCTGCAGGAACGGCTCGCACGCGACATTGAACGCGATGGATACGCCCATCCGGCCACGGGTGCCTGGCTGAAGCTCGGCGCAGCCGTGATCTGCAGTTCGTCACAGCCTATTGAGGAAGTGCATGATGGACTCGTCCCGGAGCTCCTCGCCATTTTCGAAGCACGCGTACTTCATTTGCCACCTCTGCGTGAACGCCTGGTGGATATCCCTGTACTCGCTCAGGAGTTCATTGAGGAGTCTGCCAGGGAATTCGACAGACCTGCACCTGAAATCACGGAGGCGGCCCTCGACGCGCTGCGCAAGGAAGAATGGCAGGGAAATGTGCATCAGCTGAAGGCCACAATACGACGGGCCGTGCTCATCGCGGCCGAAAGTATCGAGGCCAGGCATGTCGAGATCCGGTCGCTCCGGGATGTGATGCCGGCCCTGAACATGCCGCCGATCACGGTCAAACGCACGCCTCTCAGAAATCAGGTCCGGGAACATGTTGCCCGCGTCGAGAGGGATATGATACTCGATATCCTCAAACGCACGGACTGGAACAAGGCAAGAGCCTCACGTATCCTGGGCATCACCTATAAAACCATGCTGAAAAAGGTAAGCGAATATCATCTCGATGAGCGCTATCTCTGA
- a CDS encoding NAD(+)/NADH kinase yields MSASRTSLVFGIMGNISKTHAVEAIERVTAFLLERSIPFIIEEGIPVRPSPQGGDSALWSVADRDAVAEQADIVINFGGDGTLLATVQHTLIPETPVLGVNLGKLGFLSDLGVDEVFWAIEQILEGKYSIEERMTITGYIADGDTRFHALNDIVLAKSGSTKVITVEAVVDGDLLATFIADGLIVSTPTGSTAYSLATGGPVVVPSSGVIIISPISAHTLTARPVIVSGDSHIHVHAWSEDGSVMVMADGRYQREDIPSVEVDISRGDHAVALVKGMGPQYFETLRRKLSWAQDGRFNGMSSATHHPEEPQR; encoded by the coding sequence ATGTCGGCGAGTCGCACATCACTCGTATTTGGCATCATGGGGAATATCTCCAAAACGCATGCCGTCGAGGCCATCGAACGCGTCACAGCTTTCCTTCTCGAGCGCAGTATTCCCTTCATCATCGAAGAGGGGATACCTGTGCGTCCCTCCCCGCAGGGAGGGGACAGCGCCCTCTGGAGCGTGGCCGACAGGGATGCCGTGGCGGAGCAGGCGGATATTGTCATCAATTTCGGCGGAGACGGGACGCTGCTGGCAACCGTGCAGCATACGCTGATCCCGGAAACACCCGTGCTCGGCGTCAATCTCGGGAAGCTCGGCTTCCTTTCCGACCTCGGTGTCGACGAGGTCTTCTGGGCCATCGAACAGATTCTCGAAGGCAAATACAGTATCGAAGAACGCATGACCATCACCGGATATATCGCTGATGGTGATACGCGCTTCCATGCCCTGAATGATATTGTTCTGGCGAAAAGCGGCTCCACCAAGGTTATCACCGTCGAAGCGGTGGTGGATGGCGATCTGCTTGCGACGTTTATCGCTGATGGACTCATTGTCTCAACACCCACCGGGTCGACGGCGTATTCGCTGGCGACCGGGGGACCCGTCGTCGTGCCCTCAAGCGGTGTCATTATCATCAGTCCCATCAGCGCCCATACGCTGACGGCGCGTCCCGTGATTGTCTCCGGCGACAGCCATATTCATGTGCATGCCTGGTCGGAGGACGGCAGCGTCATGGTGATGGCTGACGGACGCTATCAGCGTGAAGATATTCCTTCGGTCGAGGTCGATATTTCACGCGGGGACCATGCCGTCGCTCTGGTAAAGGGAATGGGACCACAGTATTTCGAGACCCTGCGCAGGAAACTCAGCTGGGCGCAGGACGGCAGATTCAACGGTATGTCATCGGCCACACATCATCCAGAGGAACCGCAACGATGA
- a CDS encoding NifU family protein — translation MEPIIPNIDDARSVILKALESVRPYLQEDGGDIELVSVHPDGIVEVRFLGECATCSLAIMTLRAGVERALMLALPEIRRIELA, via the coding sequence ATGGAACCGATTATCCCGAATATCGACGATGCCCGCAGCGTCATCCTCAAGGCGCTGGAAAGCGTTCGCCCCTATTTGCAGGAGGACGGAGGCGATATCGAACTCGTCTCCGTCCATCCTGACGGTATCGTGGAAGTGCGCTTCCTCGGCGAATGCGCAACCTGCTCTCTGGCGATCATGACCCTGCGCGCCGGTGTCGAGCGCGCATTGATGCTGGCCCTCCCGGAAATCCGGCGCATAGAACTCGCCTGA
- the apbC gene encoding iron-sulfur cluster carrier protein ApbC — translation MAQANFNEQDVLDALRTVTAPYMSMDVVAADMIRDLTISGEELRFTLDMKIPPRFARPGLEEEVRKTLAEALPAAKVTMDTTVTIPDSGDAMKNSVLPGVKNTIAVSSGKGGVGKSTVAVNLAVALAKSGARVGLIDADIYGPSIPLMMNAKTQPRAYKDNGKTRLLPTEAYGVQLMSIGFLIDQEDALIWRGPMASGALKQFLTDVDWGELDYLLFDMPPGTGDIQLTLSQSLPLSGAVIVTTPQDIALADARKGFRMFDKVSVPILGIVENMSYYICSHCGEREEIFANGGGKRTATELGVPFLGEIPITTKVRVGGDEGVPIVELEPESDVTNSFIDVALTLAGGISQKNLSSPGAPSIDISLG, via the coding sequence ATGGCACAGGCGAATTTTAATGAGCAGGACGTTCTCGACGCGTTGCGCACGGTGACTGCTCCGTACATGAGCATGGATGTCGTTGCGGCAGACATGATTCGTGATCTTACCATCAGCGGTGAAGAACTTCGTTTTACACTTGATATGAAAATCCCGCCCCGTTTTGCGCGTCCCGGGCTCGAAGAGGAGGTACGAAAAACCCTCGCAGAGGCTCTCCCAGCAGCGAAGGTGACGATGGACACGACCGTGACCATCCCGGATTCCGGAGATGCCATGAAAAACAGCGTGCTCCCCGGTGTGAAAAATACCATCGCTGTTTCAAGTGGAAAGGGCGGTGTTGGAAAATCGACTGTCGCTGTGAACCTCGCGGTCGCCCTGGCAAAATCCGGAGCACGCGTGGGACTCATCGATGCAGATATCTACGGTCCCAGCATTCCGCTCATGATGAACGCAAAAACACAGCCCCGTGCGTACAAGGACAACGGGAAAACTCGTTTGCTGCCGACAGAGGCGTACGGTGTGCAGCTGATGTCCATCGGCTTCCTCATTGATCAGGAAGACGCACTTATCTGGCGTGGCCCCATGGCCAGCGGCGCGCTCAAGCAGTTCCTCACCGACGTCGATTGGGGTGAGCTCGACTACCTGCTGTTCGACATGCCTCCCGGAACGGGGGATATTCAGCTCACGCTTTCGCAGTCGCTTCCACTGTCAGGCGCGGTCATCGTCACGACGCCGCAGGATATTGCACTGGCCGATGCGCGCAAGGGTTTCCGCATGTTCGACAAAGTGTCCGTTCCCATCCTCGGTATCGTCGAGAACATGAGCTATTACATCTGCTCGCACTGCGGTGAACGCGAAGAGATTTTCGCCAATGGAGGTGGTAAACGCACCGCAACCGAACTCGGCGTCCCCTTCCTCGGGGAAATCCCCATCACCACGAAGGTCCGCGTGGGTGGCGACGAAGGTGTCCCCATCGTCGAACTCGAACCGGAATCCGATGTCACCAACAGTTTCATCGATGTAGCGTTGACGCTCGCGGGCGGGATTTCCCAGAAGAATCTTTCCTCGCCCGGTGCTCCATCCATCGACATTTCCCTTGGCTAG